A region from the Bactrocera dorsalis isolate Fly_Bdor chromosome 1, ASM2337382v1, whole genome shotgun sequence genome encodes:
- the LOC105224397 gene encoding epidermal retinol dehydrogenase 2 isoform X2: MIEREVIHTNKTSKRIMDIMQDISEFFVVFVKILLELLHSLFEKFMTKKLKDISGEIILITGAGHGIGRELALHYTAWGSVVVCVDINEKNNEETLKKAQRLMQNSVYAYTCDVANRDAVLKLAAKVEAEVGRISVLVNNVGIMPTHPLEQHTAEEIRRVFDINVLSHFWTLEAFLPQMKQQGRGHIICISSIAGVVGLTNLVPYCATKYAVRGMMEALHEEIREGPYKDFIKLTVVYPYMTNTGLCKRPKVKFPSMLGLLDPKEVAKHIVEAHRSNVNETTIPGSLLHVNNWCRLLPLRCGLLLKDYIDSGVESDL; this comes from the exons ATGATTGAACGCGAAGTCATAca CACAAATAAAACATCAAAACGCATAATGGACATCATGCAGGATATAAGTGAATTCTTTGTGGTGTTTGTAAAAATACTCTTAGAGTTATTGCATAGtctttttgaaaagtttatgaCAAAAAAGCTGAAGGATATTAGCGGTGAAATTATATTG ATAACAGGGGCTGGACATGGTATTGGACGCGAATTGGCGCTACATTATACGGCATGGGGTAGTGTTGTTGTCTGTGTCGATATAAATGAGAAGAACAATGAAGAGACTTTGAAGAAAGCTCAAAGACTTATGCAAAATTCTGTTTACGCTTACAC tTGCGATGTTGCGAATCGTGATGCCGTTTTGAAGCTAGCCGCCAAAGTTGAGGCTGAAGTTGGGCGTATCTCTGTGTTGGTAAACAATGTCGGAATCATGCCGACACATCCGCTGGAGCAACATACTGCTGAAGAGATAAGACGCGTATTCGATATAAATGTCTTATCACATTTCTGGACACTTGAAGCATTCCTGCCGCAAATGAAGCAACAGGGACGTGGTCATATCATATGTATTTCCTCGATTGCCGGAGTTGTAGGGCTAACAAATTTGGTGCCATATTGTGCAACTAAGTACGCTGTGCGTGGCATGATGGAGGCGTTGCATGAGGAAATACGCGAGGGACCTTACAAAGACTTT ATAAAACTGACAGTTGTTTACCCCTACATGACCAACACTGGTCTCTGCAAACGGCCAAAAGTGAAGTTTCCTTCAATGCTTGGCCTACTGGATCCTAAGGAGGTGGCCAAACATATTGTGGAAGCACACCGTTCAAATGTTAATGAAACTACAATACCTGGTAGCTTGCTCCATGTCAATAATTGGTGTCGTTTGTTGCCTTTGCGTTGTGGTCTTTTACTTAAGGATTATATAGATAGTGGTGTTGAATCAGATTTGTGA
- the LOC105224397 gene encoding epidermal retinol dehydrogenase 2 isoform X3, with product MDIMQDISEFFVVFVKILLELLHSLFEKFMTKKLKDISGEIILITGAGHGIGRELALHYTAWGSVVVCVDINEKNNEETLKKAQRLMQNSVYAYTCDVANRDAVLKLAAKVEAEVGRISVLVNNVGIMPTHPLEQHTAEEIRRVFDINVLSHFWTLEAFLPQMKQQGRGHIICISSIAGVVGLTNLVPYCATKYAVRGMMEALHEEIREGPYKDFIKLTVVYPYMTNTGLCKRPKVKFPSMLGLLDPKEVAKHIVEAHRSNVNETTIPGSLLHVNNWCRLLPLRCGLLLKDYIDSGVESDL from the exons ATGGACATCATGCAGGATATAAGTGAATTCTTTGTGGTGTTTGTAAAAATACTCTTAGAGTTATTGCATAGtctttttgaaaagtttatgaCAAAAAAGCTGAAGGATATTAGCGGTGAAATTATATTG ATAACAGGGGCTGGACATGGTATTGGACGCGAATTGGCGCTACATTATACGGCATGGGGTAGTGTTGTTGTCTGTGTCGATATAAATGAGAAGAACAATGAAGAGACTTTGAAGAAAGCTCAAAGACTTATGCAAAATTCTGTTTACGCTTACAC tTGCGATGTTGCGAATCGTGATGCCGTTTTGAAGCTAGCCGCCAAAGTTGAGGCTGAAGTTGGGCGTATCTCTGTGTTGGTAAACAATGTCGGAATCATGCCGACACATCCGCTGGAGCAACATACTGCTGAAGAGATAAGACGCGTATTCGATATAAATGTCTTATCACATTTCTGGACACTTGAAGCATTCCTGCCGCAAATGAAGCAACAGGGACGTGGTCATATCATATGTATTTCCTCGATTGCCGGAGTTGTAGGGCTAACAAATTTGGTGCCATATTGTGCAACTAAGTACGCTGTGCGTGGCATGATGGAGGCGTTGCATGAGGAAATACGCGAGGGACCTTACAAAGACTTT ATAAAACTGACAGTTGTTTACCCCTACATGACCAACACTGGTCTCTGCAAACGGCCAAAAGTGAAGTTTCCTTCAATGCTTGGCCTACTGGATCCTAAGGAGGTGGCCAAACATATTGTGGAAGCACACCGTTCAAATGTTAATGAAACTACAATACCTGGTAGCTTGCTCCATGTCAATAATTGGTGTCGTTTGTTGCCTTTGCGTTGTGGTCTTTTACTTAAGGATTATATAGATAGTGGTGTTGAATCAGATTTGTGA
- the LOC105224397 gene encoding epidermal retinol dehydrogenase 2 isoform X1, with the protein MRNYNVEEEKSRKQKATRNTNKTSKRIMDIMQDISEFFVVFVKILLELLHSLFEKFMTKKLKDISGEIILITGAGHGIGRELALHYTAWGSVVVCVDINEKNNEETLKKAQRLMQNSVYAYTCDVANRDAVLKLAAKVEAEVGRISVLVNNVGIMPTHPLEQHTAEEIRRVFDINVLSHFWTLEAFLPQMKQQGRGHIICISSIAGVVGLTNLVPYCATKYAVRGMMEALHEEIREGPYKDFIKLTVVYPYMTNTGLCKRPKVKFPSMLGLLDPKEVAKHIVEAHRSNVNETTIPGSLLHVNNWCRLLPLRCGLLLKDYIDSGVESDL; encoded by the exons ATGAGAAACTATAATgtcgaagaagaaaaaagtcgaAAACAGAAAGCAACACGcaa CACAAATAAAACATCAAAACGCATAATGGACATCATGCAGGATATAAGTGAATTCTTTGTGGTGTTTGTAAAAATACTCTTAGAGTTATTGCATAGtctttttgaaaagtttatgaCAAAAAAGCTGAAGGATATTAGCGGTGAAATTATATTG ATAACAGGGGCTGGACATGGTATTGGACGCGAATTGGCGCTACATTATACGGCATGGGGTAGTGTTGTTGTCTGTGTCGATATAAATGAGAAGAACAATGAAGAGACTTTGAAGAAAGCTCAAAGACTTATGCAAAATTCTGTTTACGCTTACAC tTGCGATGTTGCGAATCGTGATGCCGTTTTGAAGCTAGCCGCCAAAGTTGAGGCTGAAGTTGGGCGTATCTCTGTGTTGGTAAACAATGTCGGAATCATGCCGACACATCCGCTGGAGCAACATACTGCTGAAGAGATAAGACGCGTATTCGATATAAATGTCTTATCACATTTCTGGACACTTGAAGCATTCCTGCCGCAAATGAAGCAACAGGGACGTGGTCATATCATATGTATTTCCTCGATTGCCGGAGTTGTAGGGCTAACAAATTTGGTGCCATATTGTGCAACTAAGTACGCTGTGCGTGGCATGATGGAGGCGTTGCATGAGGAAATACGCGAGGGACCTTACAAAGACTTT ATAAAACTGACAGTTGTTTACCCCTACATGACCAACACTGGTCTCTGCAAACGGCCAAAAGTGAAGTTTCCTTCAATGCTTGGCCTACTGGATCCTAAGGAGGTGGCCAAACATATTGTGGAAGCACACCGTTCAAATGTTAATGAAACTACAATACCTGGTAGCTTGCTCCATGTCAATAATTGGTGTCGTTTGTTGCCTTTGCGTTGTGGTCTTTTACTTAAGGATTATATAGATAGTGGTGTTGAATCAGATTTGTGA
- the LOC105224396 gene encoding rab3 GTPase-activating protein regulatory subunit has protein sequence MSCEVKTFGEIRDFHKVQEYFGLSHDENWLNAINFAISPTGELIALGQGEKLALLSSQWDNKSQVSTYVLSWCGELDDPNQIITSLLCLPIYGKGVSAGAEWTCIAIGLNSGMVLFYTDAGIKIFSQCYNEDPVLCIKAYSPPRHSEADSFLYITYNECMCIIKGADMLPLLVNMRLNFNRTYGRNAAIDTSGLPAADLLQFQKFKFSGQNGAIINDAALTGSRYVTMYDHIIEQAVGVGCYAKVNTTPVQHSMVVGVGAEPYLGFYYAEEGYRTTTLGEVAKGVLDLTYRSVWGKLFGQPEKPTDSSATHAQESMMRTRCRFHDGKRDGYTIALAPNGQLAAVTDNLDRVVLVDLRRGVLLRVWKGYRDAQCAFVPVKERSLKGVKTQHRKALFLVIYAPRLGCLEIWALQNGPKVAAFTVTKSGQLAYNTHGLMGVTPGLKVKSSTPNYCLFLDPSDGSVKEVQIPFHFALSETNSKTSRDIHLFRRLKNLLRNLDSTANIEEIVKISAEFQTIEVRQQCLDMLKKNKQLKPQIFHKIISAFADTLLSEVTDDDQSEANAEHENFKTIVLNYQRLAEFYVTMKRPTEVEFDDYLDLDDCDLVTINQIILLLGDKYAELSPNENKAGAQLSGKVTFQEQCQEDGDFVDFLSIFKVDANDKLTLLREKIDSFGYISGQLFKEFFACGLCFEELKAATVKAKIPAEDLLILALHFWMDKPFRYQNCDEVIADMSRLAAMIKAICEVAGDRVNDYAYNEISQWWQDIREILLDCPKSFGLLAAIVCKSVAAKLRRGYREGSCDEGSQTEEEDKWEQISHDQAQWGLLIGKLEDISILGATVEHPIQCSEPVMPELPYEPPDCSLKYIVNGGKGIVTDLTAKWLINSRIHPMKIVPTELKVEEPIAQESSPTPTNKEVTPDNAAATPTDSGDVDQCLASNENAEDTAADPVLTKLLLLREHFPFSLEPGMLLSLMSWHYMVHWSKNLPLLEYMRASLACLSQFKPEDYALKHGICCMLWNAALKYPLQSTMKLIQKAGRLPKDKMCQQDIEMSAALVPNFLELCLQFLEHFISSLEHDSRELKFEESLTEGPLPLQYLALQQHNAIEELLHLHYELCAVLHLIASLQLKMPKPITNVFDAMANKAFFTDINKELPYELPEADLVLQQQREHFLCKAISASMDLIREDLEQLYTQEHMEFMAKIMGLAERWKLKKTALIRQQAVEMYAHSYDAQGEVLLKQLRDDEHVPRLLLEVAGKRLNLVANRSRDAYLKIASVGQQLLHYLDRLRETPSGTVQISASEASEINIIDLSKLVTHCFDLLSQREPTKYVHIAGQMFDACSILQD, from the exons ATGTCATGCGAAGTCAAAACGTTTGGCGAAATCCGTGATTTCCATAAAGTACAAGAATACTTCGGATTGAGTCATG acgAAAATTGGTTAAATGCCATCAATTTTGCAATTTCACCAACGGGTGAGCTCATCGCTTTGGGACAGGGTGAAAAATTAGCATTACTCTCATCCCAATGGGATAATAAAAGTCAAGTTAGTACTTATGTACTGAGTTGGTGTGGTGAGCTCGATGATCCCAATCAAATTATTACATCGCTACTGTGCCTGCCTATATATGGCAAGGGTGTTAGCGCAGGCGCCGAATGGACTTGTATTGCAATTGGACTTAATTCGGGCATGGTGTTATTTTATACCGACGctggcataaaaatattttcacaatg TTATAATGAAGATCCTGTTCTCTGCATTAAAGCGTACAGTCCGCCTCGACATTCCGAAGCCGATTCTTTCTTATACATAACATACAatgaatgtatgtgtattaTTAAAGGCGCCGATATGCTACCACTTTTAGTTAATATGCGTCTGAATTTCAATCGCACATATGGACGCAACGCAGCAATTGACACTTCGGGACTACCCGCCGCCGACTTGTTgcagtttcaaaaatttaaattttctggcCAAAACGGTGCAATTATTAACGATGCCGCACTCACAGGTTCACGTTACGTTACAATGTATGATCATATCATTGAACAGGCGGTTGGTGTTGGTTGTTATGCCAAAGTGAATACAACACCTGTTCAACATTCGATGGTGGTAGGTGTGGGTGCTGAACCTTATTTAGGTTTTTACTATGCAGAAGAAGGATATCGAACCACAACGCTAGGTGAAGTAGCCAAGGGAGTCCTAGACTTAACGTATCGAAGTGTTTGGGGTAAACTATTTGGCCAGCCAGAGAAGCCGACTGACTCGTCAGCTACGCATGCGCAAGAGTCGATGATGCGTACGCGTTGCCGGTTTCATGATGGCAAACGTGATGGCTACACTATTGCATTGGCGCCGAATGGACAGCTTGCTGCGGTAACCGACAACTTGGATCGCGTTGTGCTGGTCGATCTGCGACGTGGTGTATTGTTGCGCGTTTGGAAGGGTTATCGCGATGCGCAATGTGCCTTTGTACCAGTTAAAGAACGTTCATTGAAAGGAGTAAAAACACAACATCGAAAGGCACTTTTTCTAGTTATTTATGCTCCACGTTTAGGTTGTTTAGAGATTTGGGCATTGCAAAACGGTCCAAAGGTGGCAGCCTTCACGGTCACAAAGAGCGGACAATTAGCATATAATACGCATGGCCTGATGG gtgTCACTCCCGGTTTAAAGGTAAAATCATCTACACCGAATTATTGCCTGTTCCTAGACCCCAGCGACGGTAGCGTAAAAGAGGTGCAGATACCATTTCATTTCGCCTTAAGTGAGACAAACTCTAAAACCTCACGAGACATACATTTGTTCCGGCGTCTAAAGAATCTCTTGCGTAATTTGGATAGTACTGCCAATATCGAGGAAATTGTCAAAATATCAGCTGAATTTCAAACAATTGAAGTACGCCAGCAATGTTTGGACATGTTGAAGAAGAATAAGCAGTTAAAACcgcaaatatttcataaaattataagcGCATTCGCCGACACATTGCTGTCGGAAGTCACCGATGACGACCAAAGTGAAGCGAATGCAGaacatgaaaattttaaaaccataGTTCTCAACTACCAACGGCTCGCAGAGTTTTATGTAACCATGAAGCGTCCAACTGAGGTTGAATTTGATGATTACTTAGATCTGGACGACTGCGATTTGGTGACCATCAATCAAATCATATTGCTGCTTGGCGACAAATATGCAGAATTGAGCCCCAACGAAAACAAAGCTGGCGCACAACTCAGCGGGAAAGTCACATTCCAGGAGCAGTGTCAAGAAGATGGCGACTTTGTTGACTTTTTGAGCATATTTAAAGTAGATGCTAATGATAAGCTAACGTTATTGCGTGAAAAAATCGATAGCTTTGGTTACATCAGTGGGCAGCTTTTTAAAGAGTTCTTCGCATGCGGCCTTTGCTTCGAGGAGCTGAAGGCGGCAACTGTTAAAGCAAAGATACCCGCCGAAGATTTGCTGATATTAGCGCTACACTTTTGGATGGATAAACCGTTTCGTTACCAGAACTG TGATGAAGTTATTGCGGATATGTCACGTTTGGCAGCCATGATAAAGGCGATTTGCGAGGTTGCTGGTGATCGGGTAAACGACTATGCTTATAATGAAATTTCCCAATGGTGGCAGGATATACGCGAAATACTCTTGGATTGTCCAAAATCATTTGGTTTACTAGCCGCAATCGTTTGCAAGTCAGTTGCAGCCAAACTACGTCGCGGATACAGAGAG GGCTCCTGTGACGAAGGTTCACAGACAGAAGAGGAAGACAAGTGGGAGCAAATCTCACACGATCAAGCACAATGGGGTTTACTCATAGGCAAATTGGAAGACATCTCAATACTAGGCGCCACAGTGGA GCATCCAATTCAATGTAGCGAACCCGTTATGCCTGAACTGCCTTATGAACCGCCAGATTGCAGCTTGAAATACATTGTCAACGGCGGCAAAGGTATCGTCACTGATCTTACTGCCAAATGGTTAATTAATTCACGTATACATCCAATGAAAATTGTGCCAACCGAATTGAAAGTAGAGGAACCCATTGCACAAGAAAGCTCTCCCACGCCGACAAATAAAGAAGTGACACCAGACAATGCAGCTGCGACACCAACTGACAGCGGCGATGTTGATCAATGCTTAGCCAGCAATGAGAATGCTGAGGATACTGCCGCCGATCCAGTGCTTACGAAGTTATTGCTCTTACGTGAACACTTTCCATTCAGTTTGGAGCCCGGCATGCTACTCAGTCTTATGTCGTGGCACTATATGGTGCATTGGAGCAAAAATCTGCCGCTTTTGGAGTATATGCGTGCATCACTCGCTTGCCTGAGCCAATTCAAGCCGGAAGATTATGCGCTCAAGCATGGCATCTGTTGTATGCTTTGGAATGCCGCACTGAAATATCCACTGCAATCGACAATGAAGCTGATACAAAAGGCGGGTCGCTTGCCAAAAGATAAAATGTGCCAACAAGACATTGAAATGTCAGCGGCTTTGGTACCCAATTTCCTCGaattatgtttacaatttttggaACATTTCATTAGCTCACTGGAACACGACAGTCGTGAATTGAAATTCGAGGAATCGTTAACCGAAGGTCCGCTGCCCTTACAGTACCTGGCATTGCAACAACACAATGCCATTGAGGAATTACTACATTTGCATTATGAGCTTTGCGCTGTCCTGCACCTAATTGCCTCGCTGCAGTTAAAAATGCCTAAACCCATAACGAACGTATTCGATGCCATGGCAAATAAAGCATTCTTCACCGATATTAACAAGGAATTGCCCTATGAACTGCCAGAAGCAGATTTGGtattgcaacaacaacgtgAGCATTTCCTATGCAAGGCTATAAGTGCCTCAATGGATTTGATACGCGAAGACCTGGAACAGCTGTACACACAAGAGCACATGGAGTTCATGGCGAAGATTATGGGCTTGGCTGAACGTTGGAAATTGAAGAAGACAGCGCTTATACGTCAGCag gcggTGGAAATGTACGCGCATTCTTACGATGCGCAAGGTGAAGTGCTTTTGAAACAGTTACGAGACGATGAACATGTTCCGCGCTTGCTGCTTGAGGTGGCTGGTAAACGCTTAAATTTAGTAGCAAACAGATCACGTGATGCTTACTTGAAAATAGCTTCGGTGGGTCAACAGCTTCTGCATTACCTCGATAGACtg CGTGAGACACCCAGCGGCACCGTTCAAATATCTGCCTCCGAAGCCagcgaaataaatataattgactTGTCGAAACTGGTGACGCATTGCTTCGATTTACTCTCACAGCGAGAACcaactaaatatgtacatattgccgGTCAAATGTTTGATGCCTGTTCTATATTGCAAGATTAG